In Candidatus Nanopelagicales bacterium, one genomic interval encodes:
- a CDS encoding Glu/Leu/Phe/Val dehydrogenase dimerization domain-containing protein yields the protein MAAGPWERLEGHEQVVVGSDPGTGLRAVVAIHSTALGPALGGTRMYPYPDEDAALADVLRLARAMTYKNALAGLDHGGGKAVIMGDPRTDKTPELLRAYGRLVASLGGRYVTACDVGTYVEDMDVVAEVCPWTTGRSPAQGGAGDSGILTAVGVWQGIRACAQHLWGSPDLAGRRVGISGAGKVGRRLAAHLAEEGAHVVVADPSAAALDAVRDEVPGVEIAASTEDLVERDLDVFSPNALGGALTRDVAARLRAAAVCGGANNQLAEEAVADLLAERGVLYAPDYLVNCGGVIQVAEEVHGFDMDRARARVLRVFDTTVRVLDRARAEGVTPEAAAAAEAEDRVAAAAATAPRFRTF from the coding sequence ATGGCCGCGGGACCGTGGGAGCGCCTCGAGGGGCACGAGCAGGTGGTGGTCGGAAGCGACCCCGGGACGGGGCTGCGGGCGGTGGTGGCGATCCACTCCACGGCCCTCGGACCGGCCCTCGGCGGGACCCGGATGTACCCCTACCCGGACGAGGACGCCGCCCTCGCCGACGTGCTGCGGCTGGCCCGGGCGATGACGTACAAGAACGCCCTCGCCGGCCTCGACCACGGCGGCGGCAAGGCCGTCATCATGGGCGACCCGCGCACGGACAAGACGCCGGAGCTGCTGCGCGCGTACGGCCGCCTGGTGGCGTCGCTCGGCGGCCGCTACGTGACCGCGTGCGACGTGGGGACGTACGTGGAGGACATGGACGTGGTGGCCGAGGTGTGCCCGTGGACGACCGGCAGGTCGCCGGCCCAGGGCGGCGCCGGCGACAGCGGGATCCTCACCGCGGTGGGCGTGTGGCAGGGCATCCGGGCCTGCGCGCAGCACCTGTGGGGGTCGCCGGACCTGGCCGGGCGCCGGGTCGGCATCTCCGGAGCGGGCAAGGTCGGGCGGCGGCTGGCGGCGCACCTGGCCGAGGAGGGGGCGCATGTCGTGGTCGCCGACCCGTCGGCCGCCGCGCTGGACGCGGTGCGGGACGAGGTACCGGGCGTCGAGATCGCCGCGTCCACCGAGGACCTGGTCGAGCGGGACCTGGACGTGTTCTCCCCCAACGCCCTGGGCGGCGCACTGACCCGCGACGTCGCCGCCCGGCTGCGGGCCGCCGCGGTGTGCGGCGGCGCCAACAACCAGCTCGCCGAGGAGGCCGTGGCGGACCTGCTGGCCGAGCGGGGGGTGCTGTACGCCCCCGACTACCTGGTCAACTGCGGCGGCGTGATCCAGGTGGCCGAGGAGGTGCACGGGTTCGACATGGACCGGGCCCGGGCCCGGGTGCTCCGGGTGTTCGACACCACCGTGCGGGTCCTGGACCGGGCGCGGGCGGAGGGGGTCACCCCCGAGGCGGCCGCCGCCGCGGAGGCCGAGGACCGCGTCGCGGCCGCCGCGGCCACCGCCCCCCGCTTCCGCACGTTCTGA